A segment of the Trifolium pratense cultivar HEN17-A07 linkage group LG7, ARS_RC_1.1, whole genome shotgun sequence genome:
GAAGCAACAGTCGCACGCAGAGGAGGAAGACACATGATGAGGAAGGTGAAGAATCCAGTGCTCTATCTTCCTCATGAATTGATCATCCAAATCCTCCTGAGGTTACCGGTGAAATCTCTTATCCGTTTCAAATGTGTTTGTAAGTCTTGGTTTTCTATAATCTCTTCTGATCCTCAATTTGCAAATTCACAATTTCAACTTACTGCTGCAACACACACTCATAGAGCTTTGATCATATCAATTGTATCACCTCATGAAACTCTATCTATAGATTTAGAAGAATCTCTTGACGATGATAATGCTTCTGTTTCACTCAACCCTAATTTTCTGGCCTCCGGTATTGCTATTAAAGGTTCATGTAGAGGCTTTATACTTTTGCACTGTTCTTCAAGCCTTTCTCTATGGAATCCATCCACCGGAGTTTACACAAATATACCTTCTGGTTACAATTTAGATGCAGATGCAGATGCAGAaaatttttatggttttgggtATGATCAGTCAACAGATGATTACTTGATTGTTTCAATTTCATCTGATACAGACTCATCATACTTGGAGTTTTTCTCAATAAGAGCTAATACTTGGAAACAAATTGACCCGGGTACTTACATTCACCATACGAATACCATCTTCGATGATGATCCCAGAGTAGGTTTGTTCTTTAATGGGGCTATTCATTGGTTTGCtcattttcttgatttaaaaaagaaagttatTGTTGCCTTTGATTTAATGGAAAGGAAACTTTTAGATATGCATTTTCCAGATCAGTTTATCTCTGAACTTGACTATTGTGGTTTGTGGGTATTTCAAGAATTTCTTAGTCTATGGTCTATGAATTATAGTAATGATACAGTTCAAATATGGGTGATGAAAGAGTACAAACTGCATTCGTCTTGGACAAAGACTCATGTTCTTCCTTCTGATACCAGTTCCACTTTGTACTTTTTCCCTTTACATTGTACAAAAAGAGGTGATATTGTTGGAGTGGATGATAATACTATATTGATGAAGTATAATGATGATGGACAGCTGTTAGAGCATCGCTCCTACGATAACGATCCATGTGGATATCATGTGACCATGTACACAGAGTCTTTGCTTTCACTCCCCGAGGACGATGCACAAGCTTAAGAAGATGATAGAAACAAGAAGAAGAACGAGGTTGTGAAATATTCTCCTTCATCTTTTTCttgatatttataattatattgtaTTATGTACTCTTGGGTGGCTGCATTCATAGACTAATATGTGTTTGATTGCGATTGTAACATGAGCTGATCCAATATGTCATGAAATTTTTATTGCCTAACTTTGCTTATTTGAAATCTTGATAGCTTTGTTTGTGTAATTTGATCAAGTTATGATGTATGTTGAGGTCACTAgttgaaattgttttaaatgGTAAATTAGTCTTACAAGTTTATGCATGTTGAATTGTTGATCCTAGGAGGGTGTTAATTGTTAAACAGCTAGCCATATGCATAAGAAAAAGAAGCTTTTCATTGGAGTTTGATTAGATTGGTGGTATATTTTCTTTCGAAGTGGAAGTTTCGTTGGCATCCAATGACTAGCATTCTGTTTTTGCCTTTGTTGTATTTAAAGTAGTTTCTTTTCGCTGCATATTCAAATCCAACTGGTTCAAATTTTTGTACCTAGTTTGGATGGTATTGTGTGTACCTAACTTGGCAAGATTATCCAATGATATCAAAGCTttatatatgcataaaaatattgTGTGCAGGGATGTGAAAGAGATGTAGACATTGAGTAAGAAAGTGAAGTAGGTGGCGAAACAAGTGATGAGGTTCATTATAGCATTGTGTTACACACTGCAGAGTAGCATGGAGTAGGAAAAGAACGAAGAAGTTAGTGACTGATACAATGGGCAACACCTTCTAACAGCAGAAGAAGAGAAGTGGGTGATCCAATATGTGAAAGATCAAAGCAAGTCTGTTTTCATTTTGCTCATCTTGTAGTCGTGGCCAATGCTTATGTCTTTGCTGTCATATAACAGCACAATGTTGCCGGGGAATGCATATATGCATTTGTTTGCAACAATTGCAGTGGAGTTTTCATTATATGGTTGACTAGTTGCAAGTTGATTTGTCATTGTGTTTGTGTCGTTTGATGACTCAATTTAGAATTGAGTGTGTATGTTTCTTTCAGTTATGCATATTAACTCAATTTATCTCTCAATTGGAATATATATGGAATAAGTTGTCCACAATTCCCCCACTTTGTCAGGTTGGACGTTATGACTGGGGTTTGAACCCCGGTTAACTCCAGCTCccccactttgtgtgtgtgagtttttaatagtttgtcatttcgtctatctactaaataggaaaaaaaaaggactaactCGATCCTCATAAAAACGTAAGGAATAACACATCTCTGTGAATGTTTACTACTATAGAGCTCCATGGATAGGAGTTATATCAATCCATTTATTTGTCATGAAGAATTTGAAGTCCACCTATCTGATCTTGCAAAAGTATGGTTATGAAATCATTGTCTGTGTGATTGCTATTTGCCATAGTTAATTTTTGTACAGGACATGGAGAGGGTAATAGTGACACAGAACAATAACTCACCATATCTCTGCTAATATATTATCAATGCATCAAGTATACACATAGGACTATTTATAATGTAAGGACTAAAATGACGGATTTCATGTAGTTTAGAGACTACATAGGACTAGGAGTATTTTTCCCATATTTATATACTATAGGCACTAAATTAATCGTTTATTCTGAACctttctaaaataaataaaaaaatctgcATTCTCTTAACCTCAAAGATCCTATATCATTAGTAAATTATTGTTTAACTTAAATGATAATGGTGAAAGCAGTATTAAAAACAAACCTGCAAACTTCAAAGATCCTAACAAGACCTATATGATcagtaaattattatttaacttcaattattatttgtcaataataataatgactGCTGTATTTTATAACTTTCTTTTGAACTCAGTGAGCTAATGACTATTTAATGACTACTGTATTTTATTGactaaagaatttaattttgttcTCTTAAGTTTTTATTGAAAGATTATTGATCAATTGcatattcaatcaatgatttcgGCATCATCGTTGTATGGAAGCATGGACAATTGGACATTTCAGTGACTTTAAATTTATCATGTTATTTGTATGCATTTTGTCGTCTTTTcctattaacttggatgttgtgagtttgttggcagattcatcctttttgttttcagcgatgttgaatttgtacTTGCATCTGATGTActctatcaattattggaatgaatgaatattgttgttatttttagtcaaaaaaaaaaagttataatttgGTCCTTCaagttttttcatttcattttggtctcttaaattacaa
Coding sequences within it:
- the LOC123898743 gene encoding F-box/kelch-repeat protein At3g06240-like, giving the protein MMRKVKNPVLYLPHELIIQILLRLPVKSLIRFKCVCKSWFSIISSDPQFANSQFQLTAATHTHRALIISIVSPHETLSIDLEESLDDDNASVSLNPNFLASGIAIKGSCRGFILLHCSSSLSLWNPSTGVYTNIPSGYNLDADADAENFYGFGYDQSTDDYLIVSISSDTDSSYLEFFSIRANTWKQIDPGTYIHHTNTIFDDDPRVGLFFNGAIHWFAHFLDLKKKVIVAFDLMERKLLDMHFPDQFISELDYCGLWVFQEFLSLWSMNYSNDTVQIWVMKEYKLHSSWTKTHVLPSDTSSTLYFFPLHCTKRGDIVGVDDNTILMKYNDDGQLLEHRSYDNDPCGYHVTMYTESLLSLPEDDAQA